The nucleotide sequence AAAATATTGCTTCCGCCATTATAAAAAATTTTAACATAACAAGGTGAATTATTCAAGAAGAATTTAGAAATACAAAAGTGAATACTATAATTTTTATAAATGCTGTTGGATACTTTACAATTTATAAACTATATTTAAAAAATAAAAATATCTTCATCTTTCTGCTTAAAAAGGTTTAAAATTTTTATGCTTTGTTTAGTATTTATTATTCTATGTGCGGTTATGAATATAACTATTTACTTTATATTCTAAATAATCAAACCTTTCAAGTAACAATTTTTTGTAAAGCAATCTATTTTTGATATTACAACTATAATTATATAAAAAACTTTCGCCTATAATCTTCTTTTACACCGATAATTTGATTTGTTAAATATACATTCACCCAATACCGCTCCTCCTATTATCAGCAAAGCTCCGATAGCTTGCGTAAACGTCATAACTTCCTTTAAAAATATAACAGAAAATATAACTGCTGACAAAGGTTCTATATACCCCAGAATTGCTACAGTCTGTATCGGCAGTTTGCCTATGGATGAAAAATAAAGATAACATCCAATACCTGTATTGCATAAACCCAAAATTAAAATAAACGGCAGACTTGAAATATTAGTCTTTATTACAAAACCTTGTTTAAGACAGACAAACACGGCGACAGTAATAAAACTAAATAATAATTGCAGCATTGAATTTTCTAACCCTTTTATATCCAACGCCTTTTTATTAAAGATAACCATTACGGCATATACTAGCGCTGACATAAGACCGCAAAACAACCCCCAAAGGTTTTTTTGTTCTCCAATTGTATACCCGTTTATCAAAAACAATCCGCAAACGACAATAACGAACCCTAGCCCTTTAGTAAAACTCAATTTTTCCTTAAATATTATAGGCGACAGCGCCATAACTATAACAGGTCCGCAGTAATATTCAAGAGATGCAACACTTATACCAATCTGTTGATACGCTTCATATAGAAATATCCAGCTTGTTCCCATTGCAGCTCCGGATATAACAACATATAAAAATTGCTTTTTATGTTTATAAAACGTCAGCCTTCCTCCGGCGATAAAAGATATAGATATAAGAAACAAACTTCCTATTAAAGTTCTAAAAAATACTATCTCATAGCTGCTTAAATTAATGAAACTTGCCACTATCCCATTTGACCCAAACAGCAAAAGAGCAAATATATACTTAACATACGAAAATTTCATAGTCTAATCCTTTCCCACAAACAATGTGCCTGCGTTTTCACCGTCTAAAATTTTATAAAGAATATCAGGTGATTTACCATTTGTACAGTGTTAATCCCTTTGGAAACAGCCAGCTTTGCCGCTTTCAGCTTGGTTCTCATACCTCCTGTACCAAAACTCGCTCCGCCTGCCGCCTGCATAACATTTTTATCTATTTTTGTAACTTTTCTTATTAGTTTCGCATCTTCCCACAAATGAGGGTCTTTATCGTAAAATACATCAACATCAGAAAGAATGATAAGCCTGCCCGCCTTACATAAAACAGCAACAACGGCAGATAAAATATCATTGTCACCAAAAACTTTTTCTTTTGATTCTATTTCTGTATATCCCACGGAATCGTTTTCATTTACTATAGGAATAATATTCATTTTAAGCAATGTATTAAAAGTTTTTATCAAATTTTCTCTTTTTTGCTGATTTGCAACATCTTCAGCATTTAATAAAATTTGTGCGGCTGTAATTCCATGCTTTTTTAAAAATAGGTCGTACAAATACATTATCCTGCATTGACCAACCGCCACAAATGCTTGTTTTAATCTTAAGTTATTATAGTTTCTTTCATTTTTTAACTTATGTTTACCAATTGCCACTGCCCCGGATGATACCACAATTATTTCATATCCTTTTTTCTGTATTTCAGAAAGTGTCTCTGCTATCTTTGCAAACGAATTTAAATTACTCTTCTCTTTAGGATACGTCAAAGTCGATGTTCCCACTTTAATAACAACGCGATTATTATGTAAGCTCATATTTATACCCCACTTATTTCAAAAGATTTATTATCCCTTTTATGTTGACAAATTCTATATGTTATTATATCATTTTTATATCACTTCCAAAAGAGAATGTTTATAATGTTTTACATTACTAATTAGAATGAATAAGGACGGAGCTTTACTAATGAATATATCTAAATATATGGCCTTTGTTGCCGCGGTGGAATACGGAAGCTTTACTAAAGCCGGCGATATGCTCAGTTATTCTCAGTCGGCTGTTAGCAAAATGATTAACGACTTAGAAGACGAGTGGAAAATTTCAATCCTTGAACGGAGCAAATCAGGCGTTAAGCTCACATCGGACGGTTTAAAAATTTTTCCATATGCTAAATCCGTCTGTGAAGAGTATGAAAAACTTCAAATGCAGATAGATGAATTAAACGGACTTCAATCAGGGCTTATAAGAATTGGAACTTTTTCAAGTGTAGCCACTCACTGGCTTCCCAATATAATAAAAGAATTTCAAAAGGATTACCCAAATATAGATTATGAATTATTACTGGGAGACTACACTGAAATAGAAAACTGGATATCAGAAGGACGCGTCGACTGCGGTTTTTTGCGTCTTCCAACCCGTTCTGAATTTGACGCGTTATATTTGGAAAGCGACAGGCTTTTGGCTGTACTGCCTGAAAATCATGAGTTATCCAGGAACAAAAATGTCCCGGTCTCAGCTCTTTGCAAAGAGCCTTTTATGCTTCTGGAAAAGGGCGCAAAAGCCGAAGTATCGGAGATATTTGAAAATAATGATTTAACCCCGTCTGTTCATTTCACCACCTGGGACGACTACGCAATAATGTCTATGATAGAAAGCGGATTAGGCGTCAGCATTTTACCTGAACTGATACTAAAAAGGGTTCCATATAATATTATAATAAAAGAACTCGATGTACCGGCACACCGAGATATCGGGATTGCAATGAAGGACAGAAAAACTGCTTCGCTTGCAGTAAATAAGTTTATTGAGTATTTAAAATTTAGATAACAAATATATTCTGATACAATAAAAAACCTCCCAAACAATGGGAGGTTAAAATTATATTTCTGATTATCTCTTTGAGAACTTTTGTCTCACTAAGAAGCTCAATTTTACGGGGTTTTTACTCGTTTTTGTTACTTGTGTGTTATTTGCGTAGGACTTCTGATTGCTACAGAATGCTATAATTCATATAAGAAACTGATGAATGACAGAAAGTTTGTAAATGCAGATCTTCTATTAATTGTCATCGTTATTCATTGTTAAGTCGTGAAACGAAGGTGTTAATGGAGGTGATACAATATAAAAAAGTAATTAAAAAAAGAGGCTTGTTGATAAATAAATAAAAAATAGATATGTTTAGAAAAAATGAATGTAACTATAAAACTGAAAATATTAATATAACTTTTAAATATTCTAAGAGACAATCTTTTAAAACTTAAAATATAGTTTACCTGAAGGAACAAATCCTACTTTATTTGTAAATTATATTAGTTGTGCAACATAATTAATATTAGGTGTAGAAAAAATACGACAACTAAATGTATCTAACATACTAATTTCAGTATAATTATTGACATTTTAACAATTATAAAGTATAATATATACTAAATTAGTTTGTCATTTGCCTTTGGTTTTAGTAATTTTTCGAAGGAGTATTGTAGATGAAAATATGTTATAAAAAACTTCAGAAACTTATGATAGACAATCAGATGAAAAGAGTTGATTTGATGAGAGCCGCTGAATTCTCTCCTTATGTAGCTACAAAATTAAATAAAAATGAACCAGTATCGCTTGATGTATTGATAAAAATATGTAAAGTTTTCCATTGTGATATCGGTGATATTTGTGAAGTGATATTAGATGAATAATTAGAGAGGATTATCATGGTGAAACTAAAATGTGAAATTGAATCCAATCGATGAAAGAAAAAACAAAATATCATTTTTTGTTAAATATAATACGATAAAGGAAGGAATCATTTCATTAAGGACTTCTTACGTTTAAAGAAGTCCTTAATGAAATGTTTGAATTATAGGTGTTAAAAAACAATGGAATAAATATGAAGCAGTCATCCTGCTCGATTATTATTTGCATTATTTAGATGGAAAATTATCACGAAAAGAAGCAATTCAAATAGTGTCTGTAAAATTAAGAGAATTAGCAAAAAAACAAAATGTTTTTATCGATGATGTATATAGAAATGTTAATGGAATTACATTTCAAATGCATAGTATGGAGTCGGCATATAAAGGTTACACGGTAGTTAAGCCGGCTTCTAACTATTTATTGAAACTGTTAAACTATTAAGAGAAGATAGAAGGCAGTTTGATAAACTACTGGAGGAGGCGAAGAAAATGATTGAAGCAACTGAAAAAGATAACCGAGAGCGTTATGTCGATTGGTTATCCCAAAAGGTATCTCCTGCTCAGTTATCCGAACTGTATATGTCGTATGAAGTTATAGATGAATTCTGCATCAAAACAAAAGTATTAAAGCAATCACTTCTCAAGACGACAGATATAGACATAATAAAAATGGCTCAAAAAACTGTTGAGCAAAATAAATTATTCCGCTATCAGCATAAAAGAGAAATCAGTAAAATTTGTTCTGCTATGCGATATTATATTACATACATAAAAGAAAATATTTCAGCGAAAAGTGAGAATAAAAGTTCAATGGGGATAGGACTCGAAACAATATCTAAAACAGAATTACCGATTCCTGAAACTGAAATAAAGAAAAATACGGCTAATGTTGTCGCTGCTCATCTTATTGAAGATGAGAATGCTGATAACCCCCAAGCAATTAAAGAGCTTTCATTTTCTGAAATATCTGACCTAGCATATACAAAACCTATATATGCATCATATTTTGGTGATGAAATTCAAGGTTTTTCTTCTTGGAAACAACTTTATATAAAGGTATTCAAAAAACTATATGATGACTACGCTGATGTCATACCTTTGAACAAATCATTCAACACCGTCAACGGAAGAATGGATTTTTGCACAAGTGA is from Monoglobus pectinilyticus and encodes:
- a CDS encoding DMT family transporter gives rise to the protein MKFSYVKYIFALLLFGSNGIVASFINLSSYEIVFFRTLIGSLFLISISFIAGGRLTFYKHKKQFLYVVISGAAMGTSWIFLYEAYQQIGISVASLEYYCGPVIVMALSPIIFKEKLSFTKGLGFVIVVCGLFLINGYTIGEQKNLWGLFCGLMSALVYAVMVIFNKKALDIKGLENSMLQLLFSFITVAVFVCLKQGFVIKTNISSLPFILILGLCNTGIGCYLYFSSIGKLPIQTVAILGYIEPLSAVIFSVIFLKEVMTFTQAIGALLIIGGAVLGECIFNKSNYRCKRRL
- a CDS encoding helix-turn-helix domain-containing protein; amino-acid sequence: MKICYKKLQKLMIDNQMKRVDLMRAAEFSPYVATKLNKNEPVSLDVLIKICKVFHCDIGDICEVILDE
- a CDS encoding LysR family transcriptional regulator, which gives rise to MNISKYMAFVAAVEYGSFTKAGDMLSYSQSAVSKMINDLEDEWKISILERSKSGVKLTSDGLKIFPYAKSVCEEYEKLQMQIDELNGLQSGLIRIGTFSSVATHWLPNIIKEFQKDYPNIDYELLLGDYTEIENWISEGRVDCGFLRLPTRSEFDALYLESDRLLAVLPENHELSRNKNVPVSALCKEPFMLLEKGAKAEVSEIFENNDLTPSVHFTTWDDYAIMSMIESGLGVSILPELILKRVPYNIIIKELDVPAHRDIGIAMKDRKTASLAVNKFIEYLKFR